The genomic DNA TGTGTGAAAAATGGAATCCACCATGAGGTTACTGTTATCCCAATGACTTGGCTAAGAGATGAAATAAGACGGTTTTGGATATGGCAAGAAGCGGGTTGAGAGAAAAGTCACATTCTACAATGTACATTTTGAACAACTGTCCTTCAAATAGGCTAAATGGTGTAGTTCTAGAAAAGGTGTAGAGTGAAAATAATCTTAATCTGATTCATATTTAGGTGTTTGGTTCATTATGCTATAATacatgataagagaaaagaatgTGGCTAATAGTAATAATACACTACTTGGTAAATGCCCAATTCATTCTAATCCATCATCTTAATGCTAAAGTTATGCTTTTATGCTACCATCTTTGCTATTCACCCCTCCACATTATGTCACGCCTTCTTTATTTCTTGATTGTCATCAATATAAATTTAGGCAAGTGAGCATACCAATTCACCTTGagtttaaaagaaagaaagaagaaaaatattaaaagataagaaaaagaatgaaGGGTGGTAAAAGACAACTACACAAAAAGGTGACCCGAAACATAGGTCATTTTTAACACTTATGGTTGTTTCCcctagaaaagaaagaaaaataaataaaaaataaatgtaaatttaAATGCTCAAGTGGATTACACAACCACAATTAGGTTGATTGGTTTATGCTTAAGTTAGAACGGTTATTCAATTGGttgaaaaagaaaggaaaaaaaaaaaaatcaaaattcaacccTTTGGAAAAACCATAATTTACTCTTATATATACCACTTtgcatattttttcaaaagaatcaAATCATCAACCTCTCAAAAGATCCAACCTTTTCTAACTAAACATCAGAAAACTTTTGATACTAACATGTATGTGTAGGATCGACGTCTTTTATTATATGGTTAAACTTTACATTTGCGGActtatatcattttttcttttttgtcagCTAATTTAGTGGCCGGAGctcacaaatttaaaatatggaaaaatgaggtgtctggggttcaaacaacaaccctacatatattatgcattgtctctaaCAACTGAGCTTACGGGCACCGAACATAtatcattctttctttttttagtagaTAGAAGAGATGACAAAAccatcataaactcacacacataaagtGGAGGTATCGGAGTTCGAATCCTGATCATGTTGTCAGACCTAATAATTTCGACATTTTTGCCAGTTGAGATAGGACTTACGAGACCGAACATATATCATTCTATTACAACATGCTTATGAATATGCAATTAAATGATATGATACGTAAAAAAGACATGCACCTCCTCCCAAAAAATCGTCAAAACTTGAGATGAGAAAAGCCGGCATCATACTAAAATTTGCCAAATGTGCCATATTCAAACAAATTATTCCTCATGGCTCCACAATTGTTTGAATTGagtaaatttttgtattgaaaattaaattgtCTAAATTCAAGTAATCTAGTAATGTATACTGTAAATGCTTATCGCAAAGTTTTAGCTGCCAATATCTGACGCTAATACCGCAATTAGGAGCAATTTTTTAACCAATGCAGTGTCACATCATGCTctcaattttgatttaaaaatttataatttatactaaaaaaaatatataatttcccTTTCATAGATAGGTAAAATATTGCCAAGCTAGAAAGACCGATCATATGTCTTGTTCTCTTCTTTGGAACCCTAAACATGTCCTATTCTTTGAAGTCTTGGTACTTggattttacaaaataaaacaaaatacccatattttattaatgaaatttgAGGCTAAACTCTTCAACTTGCAGGAAGATCCAAAATCCCATTGCTATCAAATTAACACGTTTACATGGATCTAGCATGAAACGTGCAACTCTTTTCATTCTGCAAGTATTGTATATAGAAGGGCTagtttgttcttttgttttatgCTGCTAAGATGATAACAACAATCTTAGCATGATATATTCAATATtgtgattaaaaataataacatgtaATCAATGGAGTGGATATAGTGGAAGAGAATAATTAAACTCTTACAACGTTGAACCAAAGTTCAAACTACTAATGAGGAGGTGATCACATGTCCGACAATATATTGAATAAGGTTATCTTCATTGGAGGGAAgctaaaaataacaatttgcGGGACTTGGGTTTTATTAGGTTATTATTACTTCTCCGATCTCATAAAAAGTAGAGTAAATGATCATTTTTGTCTCTGATTCTACATCTCGCTGTCACAAAGGTCTTTGATtcaggattaaatacaaagtaATCATTGAATGtgcacttccgttatcactttagtcttTTTCGTTgaataattatgttgatgacGTAGCAAATGTTTTATGCTGACAAGGGGTATGAGGTGTCACAGATACTaaagtgaaagtaaaaaatgatcattttggtccctgaatCGAAAAATCAATATCCCCAAACCCGCCCCAACGAAGTGTTGCTCTTCGTCAAGAACTGGGTCATCTTCCTCAATGAAGTTGGTATGTGGTTGCGGGAGAATTGTTGTTAGGCCTCTGACTTGCGGTTCTTTAAAAAATGATTCGttgcatttattttaatgataaaattaataccAGTTATCATAATATTCTTAATAATTGTAGTTAATAGATCAGTTAAGTGgagtgaaattcaataaataaataaataaatattagaaaagaaaataatattacatcaatattttaaaataaaaaaaatgtaaatgataaCTTTTTATGAGACAGAAGGAGTATAAAACCTCAAAACTGGCTAAAActtattctttcttttgtttagcTGTATACACAATGACAGACTAATTCATCTATATCATCAAGGGGGCTCCCCACAAGGAAATTTTTTAGCTTGAAAATGTCTGATATCTTTTTTCTACATgtcctcataaaaaaatagttgttgctcatataaaaagttttttgaaaaaataaatgcagAAAGTTGTGTAAGAGTTAAATAGAACAAATGtgatataagttaaaaaaataaatgataaaaacaagtATTAATGTGTTCTATTTAACTCTTACCCTTTAGTGGTGTCCAGGATCCAAACCTcataccttgcatatattatacattgtgtttaccaactgagttaagctcactcTTTTAACATTAAGCACACAccagtattaaaaaaaatatatcatatttttaaaggaaaagtttatgtttttcaaataaTCCTTGGAGAAGTTTATCCTAAACCCTATTGactattattttagttttataaccaaaaaaaaatattttaaaggaaaagtttatcctacatatattatagacttttttttcttcaattaatcCTTGGAGAAGTTTATCCTAAACCCTATTGactattattttagttttataaccaaaaaaattgttatagaCAATTATGAGGATTTTCGTTCataaatttgtataatttatataatttaaggtattcatttttataaatatattatagacTATTTTTTTGctccaaataacaaatatatgcataatatatgtatggatcggggttcgaacccagaCATCTcaattattcattttaaaaatgttgatttctagccactaaactacttaaaaaaattaaatatttatgaatCTGTCGCTAAATATATAACAATAGTTAAGCAACCTATCAACCTTTTTTCGATAGTTGTACTCCATGCGAATAGGCAGCATGTCAATGGAAGGGAGTGGAGAGTACACTCTGCCTCTATTATTCCCCCATTTTAAGTATCTATTCTCCTCCTAAGGGAGTTTTCTATCACATATCGACTGATCATGTAGAAttgaataattcatttttttttgttatggtcGGGGATTGAACCCCTACCTTACATGTATTATgtattgtgtattttttaatcggcaaaatattattaatcaacAAGTCCGTGCAAGAAGCACTAATAAGCTTGGGtggaaaaaaaacatacaagGGGAAATCGGTTGCCGCAAAAACACCGGCTCGaacaaaaacacttaaaaaccACCCCTAAACAAAGGAACAACCAAAAGAGTAATGACGCCAATATATACAAATGACACACCATAAATATACCCCCGCGTCAACACCTATGCCAGCCAACACACATGCTGCCAACTAAACTAATTTCACGAGGACAATAAAttgttcatatatataatatagtaaTAATATATGCATACATAAGTTATATGGTAGCATTTTTTATATGTGTGAGGGGTGTGATCCCCATTTTCACGTCAAAGTTTGGGAGAATTTTTACCCTTTTTccacaataatttttttgtttttgtttttgggtcCCAAATGAGACAGTCCCCGCAACGTAAGGAACTCCAGTACGTGGTGGAAGTTGAGATCCCTACACTCAATTATTTAagggttttttttgtttgggttaaatatgttttggtctttataaatatgtcaacttttcaatttaattttcatattatttttctttaacttttagtttctcaaaaaaatttcatcttcacttttggtctttCCTTTCAAGTAAATTCATAcgtataattcatatttttgaataaaattttgcagaaaaattcataatattataagaatttttcccaaaaaaattataatttttttaaaaagcatgaatttaatatgaatttttattttttttatggttaaaaattcatatttaatttgtgttttgttaaaaaattctttttttttggaattttctttagaatattttacaccTTTCTGCAtagtttcattaaaaaataaaaaattaaattaaaaatatggaccaaaagtagtgattgaaaaataaaaaaaattaaattaaaaatatggagcaaaagtagtgattgaaaattttatagggactaaaagttgatatatttatagagaccaaaaacatatttaacacttCTTTTTTTCAATTGGTTTTCTGACAATTgtttttctgtttgatttgatttaccTTCGagtaaatatacattttttttttttttttagaaaagtaaatatacaatttttatttttttagaaaagcaAATATACAAgtgttgtttttcattttccctcaaaaaaaaaaagtgttgttttcattttggtcaaCAAGGATAAGTAAAAGTCATAAGTAGAagtttattgaaagaaaaagtcaTAGTAGAATATTAGCACCAAATTAAATGTCATTAAACGatagttaatatatttttaattccttaaaatagaataattatatACTACTATTGTTTTGAattcttcaaagaaaaatggtCCATTTCTAGATCTATTTTGTGAAAATGATCACAATTACCTCTAAAACTATTTTGATCCTTCGTCCTTACCTAGAAAAGAGGAATAAAAATATGAcgaattttttagaaaataaaaagtatgaTTAATCTATTTTAAGAACCGTTCTCGTAAACTTAATTCAGTTGGTataaacaatacataatatatataaggttcgGGTTCAAACTCCAACCACcactcaaaaaaaaactattttaagaactaaatatatttttgttttaaaaaaataggtaAATATATATTCTACTCGGTTTTATTACaagtgaaaaatataaaatactaaaaaatatataaaagactAAACAAACGCTTGTCCATCAAAAACAATTGTGTGAATAAACTCCTctgattataaatataaataaaagtcaaaATGTATTTAGTATCAATTTGAGCTAAATACATTttgacttttgttttttttttgtatagacTTTTGTGTATATTTAAAATGGAAggtaagaccaaaaaaaaaaaaaaaaaaaaaaatggaagggagtaacatttttcttaataatcatTCATTAATTTCCATGTAATTACAGTTAGTTATTGACCATGAATCCATGTAATTGGAGCTAATTTTGGACTTGGTCACATGCTGTCTCCTCTAGCTTCTCCCTATCACTTGACCAAAaccaaagaaagaaaagaaacttcAAGTCTTGCCATACACACATCCAAAACACATTGACCAAATAAATCCAAAAGACCAATCCCCGACTGAGTCCAGATTAAGAAAACAGAAATTATAATAAGGGACACAAATTGTCATTACACACAAACAAATTATACTTTTGACCACTATTTTTTTCCATTAGCATTGATTAATGGAAATACACCTCAATTAAGATCATTTATGATCAGAAGAAAAGAATTATCAACGTTATTatgaatttattaataataaagtttttttttttaagataatacTCTCTCTGATTccatttataagaaatattttggtCAATAATggttgatgtatttggttcaaaatttaaatcaaatatatccacttttattgacataaatttctcttataaataggatagTAGGACGTAATAAAGTTTTATTATTACCCATATCATAGAGAAGCATCgataatttcacttttttttttttaagaagcattGAGAATTTCTAATCAATTTGATATGTATTAGTAGTGTATTTGtgtttaaataaacaattaaatgcgttttaaaaaactattttttatattattttttgtggtggtcggagtttgaacctaAACTTTTTAtgttatgcattgtccttatcaattgagttaaactcagCGGTActaattcaaaaaattataataactaaatattatttatcaaaaaaaagttactttttcttaattcttaatagttgtaatagtgaatattttttgcaaaatcGTAGAAGCGCCAGTAATATTTATCTATCGCAAAAGGTCTAACATATGTTCATATGTCTTCGTGAACTTAACCTTAGTtgataatatatgcaaggttcgggttCAAACTTCggctaccaaaaaaaaataaaggtctAACATATGAAACATGTTAAGTCAAGCAAACACTGGATTATTTACCACCAAAACCTTTTAAAGAAACTATTATAACCGTTCGTACCAAGATTCCATTGACCAAATCAAAACTCATTTATGCTCAATTTATTGTCCAAGAAAAATAccaactttactttttttttttttttaatttctttatacTCAATATATGCTCAATCTCAAATTTTCGGGTCCAAAATCATATTATGCTTAGATCATATTCTGCCACTTATTTCATTCTCCACTTGTAGCAAATTCTTCACTTATCACCATCTCATCATGATTCATGAACCTGTTGTAActtgatttcaattttcaaatgttctgaaaattacaaagaaagaaaaaaacttgagaGATTGATCATCTATGGGTACCAAAAACCTTGTTATGCTGAAAACTCACATTAAATTATGTTTTCCTAATGATTTTGtctatgaaaatttgatttggGCATTGGCTTCTACATGGATTTTCTTATGCAACTATGTGGTTCATTCCATGGGGTTGATTCTCACATACATATTCAGGTTTGATCAATTTTATTGATTCTTATTTAtctattaaatgaataaaataaataatagttttattcagttttatttttatttcagatatcaaaagaaaaatgagcaAGTTGTTCCATTTGATTTAGTTGAACAAAATATGAGGGATCAATTTGAAGATTATGAGATTGATGAGTTCACTGAAGAGGTAGCTAATTTGATATTTCCAAGCTATGAAGATTTTCATATAGAAAGTGAAGAAAGAGAGGAAGAAACAGAGTACTCTGTTTTGGTGgagagtgattgtgataatcaACAAGATGATGAGAAAGGAAAGGGTGAAAAAGATTGCAGTGTTTTTAATGAAGATGGTGATAATagtgaagaagaaacaaaaggGTCATTTTTTATACATAGTTTCACTCATGATGTTAAGAAAGTAGATGAATATGAAACAGAGTGCTCTGTTTTTATAAAGGGTGATTCCTATCTTGATCAAGATGGTAGAAAGAGTTTGAAAACAattcatgaagaagaagaagaatatgaagaagaagaattaaaAGATTCAGTTTTCATGGAAgaagaatttgaaaaaaaagattttggtgATTTGGAAGAAGAACCTATGATCTTAAGCTTTTCTTTCCTAAGAAATGATGCACTTTCTAGCGTTGAAAATATAAAGGGTTCTTTGGTAGATGAAAATGAAGCAGAGTGCTCTGTTTTTATAAAGGGTGATTCCGATTTTCATCTCGATGGTAGAAAGAGTGTAGAaaatgttgaagaagaagaagaaacaaaaggGTTTAATTCTACAACAAGTAAGTGTTCATTAGTTCAATACAAAGATATTAGTGTTTTTGATGAAGAACCTATGTTCTTAAGCTTTAGTTTCCTAAGAAATGTTACTTATGATAATGAATTATCAAGCATTGGAAATATTGAGAAGAAGGAACTATTAGAGCATAATTTAGAGGAGTTTCATGTTTTtcaagaagatgatgaaagtgaatttgttaaagaaaatagaaaacttACTTCAAACTCCAATGATGATTCTTTGACATGTAAGATTATAGGTTCTAAAAATTCTTGTGAAGAATTTGAGTGTGAAAGTCTTGAGGAACTTCAAGATTTAAAGGAAACTCACTTTTCATGTGATAGAGAAGAAGACTCGGCTAGTTTTGTTGAGCGCGAATACGAAAAGGAAGAAACAATGTATGAAGAAGAGTTGGATGAAATGGATtatgaggaagatgaagatgatgaggaTGAATTTGAGTGGGAGAATGATGAGGTAATGGAACAAATCAAATTGGAACTGAAAAATGCAAGACAAGGAGGACTTGCAACAATtttggaagaggaagaagaagaaagagagtaCTCTTCAAAAGTAGTTGAAGAGAAAATAAAGCCATTGAGTATTGAAGAGAAGATGGAATACAAAGATCACATTGTTGAAATTCAAAAGGTTTACAATTGCTATgcacaaaaaataaagaaactcgATGTCTTGAATTTTCAGGCCATGCATGCAATAGGTGAGAGCCAAATTATTTGActtctttttttatgttaaattatttgtatttaattcatattggatttggaTAGTTTCAATGGTCCCATCATTTTATATGAaacacggacactcctcggattaggcgtgttcCGGTGTCAGACATGCGTTGTGTTCGACACCGACACAACACCAACACATATTATTACacgattttctcaaatttttagcggtgttgatgTATCAGTGTTGTGTCCAATATTCAAGTCTGTATCCATGCTTCGTAAGCATATTATTTAGAGATTAGAACACGAAGTTAGTCTAAATATTCATCAACGAATTATGTTTAAATTAGATGTACTGATGTTCTAGTTTGACACTTCAAAATAACacaatgaagtttatttttgaaatatcttgatttatgttattgtgttatattttgttttgtgctatttatttattttttctatctcTTTTGGATACTACATGTTTATTTTCACAGTTAGGTTTTCCTACAAGTTTGTCAATAATGTGCACATGAAGCTTACTTTTACCCTTTATATTCTTTCTAATCACAAAGCCACTAATAGAGGCAAGTCTACACCATAACTTTTCAATTCCACTATTTGCTAATATTTTCCATTCTTTTTATTTACCATTCAAAGTGGCTGATCAAAATCAGACGACACACGTCCAActaaataattcatattttaaatatatagttAAAACGTGAATCATCTGATTTTGATATATTGATCCAAATCAACTACTCTGTGTTTGTGCGAATGCATGGAGTGCAAATTTACATATTGAGATTGTTAAAATACAAATATGTGAGTGAATTTATTGACCCATTTCCttcaatattataataataatagtatttaGAAAATATGTTAAAGTTAcattattcttgtttttttaggTAAGATCTAAAGTTGCATTTCAGCTTTAaggttgttttttagttttcctTTGTAATTGACTAATTAAATTACTTGTTTACCCTTGATGCAGGTCTTCTTCAACTAAAGGACCctccaaaattatttttaatgcaaaaatCAACCGTCCAACAAGTCAAGCCTCTAGTAATCCCTCAGAATTTGTGGCCACGCAAAGCtcaaaagaacaaaattgaCCCAATGTTGAAGCTTGTTAATGAATTGCATAGGGATTTGGAAATTGTTTATGTTGGCCAAATTTGTCTCTCTTGGGAAATCTTATGTTGGCAACATGAGAAAATCAAAGAGTTGAAAAAATATGATTCTCCTCGTCCTCGTAGGTATAACTTAATTGCTGGTGAATTTCAACTTTTTCAAGTCCTTATGCAACGGTTCTTAGAGGATGAGCCATTTCGACAAGACCATAGGGTTCAAAATTATGTCAAGAATCGGTGTGTCATTCGCAACTTGCTTCAAGTTCCAATCATAAAAGGTGCAAcaaaatttgactataactcaattACTTATTGCATGCACACACATAACCTTAAGTTAGATGTCGTAACAACCTCGTTGTAAACTTCCTAACGCAGTTGTGGTTACATTGCAAACCTTTATATTGCGTTAAAACACAATTGATATGATCAAAATTGTGGTTGTGATGTTCTTGAGAATACTTTAAAATCTTCAATATCAGAGCTGCAATTGCGGTTGTGaacaacaatttaaaactaTGGTAACAACTATATAGTACTGCCGATATTTCAGAATGAAAGTGTGTTATGTGTTATACATTTGTTAGCGTCTCACACTAACAAATGTATTTACATTCAAcctcttttactttttaaattattatctgTGTCTATATTTTGGTGCTTATCATgtaacaatatttttatgattcttTTGCAGATGATAGtacaaaagataagaaaaaaattaagtgggGTGAAGAGGATGGAATTGCTAGTGAAAGGTTAGaacaaataattaagaaatCCATGCAAGTGTTTTGGAAGTTTGTGAGAGCAGATAAAGATGATGACAATGTGTTCCATAAAGTATTTCATCATCACAAAGAGAATGAGGTCAAGGACACAGAAATTTCAGAACTTCTACGGGATATCCAAATCCAATTAAATaaggttttttatttattttcctttgtctaattacacttttattttcttaggttaaatatgtttttatcataCAAAATCACGAGTTTTAAGTTTAGTCtctaaattttaattgaaaatttagACCTCATTAAAATTTAGTTCTTTTAGCCTATAGATTTAAATAAGTTTGCCTGTCTCCGGAGAGGTCTCTTGATTAACGGTGTCTCTCATCAGCCTCGTGAAACTCGGTTTGAGATCCGGCACCAAGATTTAAATAAGTTTTCTCTTACAAATTTTGTTGATGTTCTCCatgcttatttattttcataattttatattatgttttttttgcatCCTGCTGATTTCTAGTTGTTGTAGTAATTTAATTGGGATTACTTGAGCTATAAGGTTGTCATTATACATAACATTTTGTTGTCCCTGTGAGTTTGACTCGTTGTtggagacaatgcataatatatacatacatgtGTCGGGGTTTGAATCCTAGAATGCGTGAGTtaagccactagactacttgacccaaaaaacataacattttgcttaaattaattactctttttgattattcatttttctttcagaAACTAGTTTATTTTGATTGTATGGACACTATCAAATTCTTAAggaattattaattttttatttggttttaaatGTTGTAGAAGGAGAGAAAACTCAAGGAAAGATTAAGAAGTGGAAATTGCATAGTAAGGAAGTTCCAAAAACACAATGAGGATCAAATTCAACTGGATCATGAGCAGTTTCTAGCACAAGTAGGATTGAGGTTGATTTCAAAGGTGATAAACATGAAAAAGTTGACAAAAGATCACCTAATATGGTGTAATGAAAAGTTAAACCAAATCAATTTTGTTGACAAGAAGATTCAAGTGGAGTATTCATTTTTGCTTTTTCCTTGTTGACTATCTCTGCTACACCGATACTTATGATCGAAAGCGTGTCCTGATGTCCGACATCGATACGATACCAACACTAGTGATTCATTGaaatatgtcattttcttaaaattttattagtgTCAACATATCAGCATCGCGTCTAGTGTCGGTGTTGTGTATGTGCTTCATAGTTGACTACATTCAGGTTCTTTAGATATAGAGATACATGTTCATGCAGAATATTACAAAGTTGTATACATAAATTTTGGACTAATCTTACATAATCTCAGTGTGTGTGTTTATTATATGCACATCAAAACTGACTAATTGATAGAATACAGTTGCAAATTTTTGGTATCAGAATTGTTTCCATTATAGTGATCttataaagttattttttatatacacaACGTTGTTTATTATTTGTTACTAAACCAGCTGGTACGATTGATATCATACTTCCCACCACCTTACAATGCTGGTGGAATGGTAGCTATGACATGATAGCTATGAATAACTGATAAGCATCCCCTGCTTCCATTCTCATCCTCCATATTATTTTCCATCCTTCTATCCTCATCCCCTTAGATATACACGGATTCCTATTGTTCTACTTGGGCACCAAAAAGATTTCTGCTCTTCACCCCAAACGTAATTAGTAGACAAAATGTATACATAGTACACTTATTTTGGTAGTAGTTATTAAATGCCCAAGTTTGagtattttaatcatttatgaatattttggttgtaaataattaattacGAATTTTATGAAAGTTGTTTATCAAAcgatttgtaattaatttttcgCCAATCATTCTTGATATTTTTCTGCCAATGTTCAATAATTAAAACTATAAGATTGGATGTTAC from Medicago truncatula cultivar Jemalong A17 chromosome 8, MtrunA17r5.0-ANR, whole genome shotgun sequence includes the following:
- the LOC25502696 gene encoding uncharacterized protein is translated as MGTKNLVMLKTHIKLCFPNDFVYENLIWALASTWIFLCNYVVHSMGLILTYIFRYQKKNEQVVPFDLVEQNMRDQFEDYEIDEFTEEVANLIFPSYEDFHIESEEREEETEYSVLVESDCDNQQDDEKGKGEKDCSVFNEDGDNSEEETKGSFFIHSFTHDVKKVDEYETECSVFIKGDSYLDQDGRKSLKTIHEEEEEYEEEELKDSVFMEEEFEKKDFGDLEEEPMILSFSFLRNDALSSVENIKGSLVDENEAECSVFIKGDSDFHLDGRKSVENVEEEEETKGFNSTTSKCSLVQYKDISVFDEEPMFLSFSFLRNVTYDNELSSIGNIEKKELLEHNLEEFHVFQEDDESEFVKENRKLTSNSNDDSLTCKIIGSKNSCEEFECESLEELQDLKETHFSCDREEDSASFVEREYEKEETMYEEELDEMDYEEDEDDEDEFEWENDEVMEQIKLELKNARQGGLATILEEEEEEREYSSKVVEEKIKPLSIEEKMEYKDHIVEIQKVYNCYAQKIKKLDVLNFQAMHAIGLLQLKDPPKLFLMQKSTVQQVKPLVIPQNLWPRKAQKNKIDPMLKLVNELHRDLEIVYVGQICLSWEILCWQHEKIKELKKYDSPRPRRYNLIAGEFQLFQVLMQRFLEDEPFRQDHRVQNYVKNRCVIRNLLQVPIIKDDSTKDKKKIKWGEEDGIASERLEQIIKKSMQVFWKFVRADKDDDNVFHKVFHHHKENEVKDTEISELLRDIQIQLNKKERKLKERLRSGNCIVRKFQKHNEDQIQLDHEQFLAQVGLRLISKVINMKKLTKDHLIWCNEKLNQINFVDKKIQVEYSFLLFPC